Proteins encoded by one window of Pyrinomonadaceae bacterium:
- a CDS encoding GDP-mannose 4,6-dehydratase — protein sequence MRSILITGGAGFIGSHLVERLLGEGDWRITVVDDFNDFYSPAIKRENVGPHLSSPNFRLIEADIRDAEALASAFDDTKFDCLVHLAARAGVRPSLKEPRLYVETNVNGTVNLLELARAHGVKQFVFGSSSSVYGVNPKVPFSEDDPIFNPISPYAATKAAGELICHSYSHLYDMRIVCLRFFTVYGARQRPDLAIHKFAKLISEGKPIPVFGDGTTRRDYTYVDDIIAGVRAAIDYDQTNYEVINLGESRTVELRELISLIETELGTRAQIDWQPPQPGDVPQTFADISKARQLLRYDPQTQIEDGIQRFVQWFRRNTRQPQSHVNTP from the coding sequence ATGCGAAGCATCTTAATCACTGGCGGCGCGGGCTTCATTGGATCGCACCTGGTTGAGCGTTTGCTCGGCGAGGGCGATTGGCGCATCACAGTCGTCGACGACTTCAACGACTTCTACTCGCCGGCAATCAAACGCGAGAACGTTGGGCCGCATCTTTCGAGTCCGAACTTCAGGTTGATTGAAGCCGACATTCGCGATGCGGAAGCGCTTGCGTCGGCCTTCGACGACACAAAGTTCGATTGCCTTGTGCATCTGGCCGCGCGTGCCGGCGTCAGGCCGTCTTTGAAAGAACCACGTTTGTACGTCGAGACAAATGTTAATGGCACCGTGAACCTTCTGGAGTTAGCGCGCGCTCACGGGGTGAAGCAGTTTGTGTTCGGGTCGTCGTCCTCCGTTTACGGCGTGAACCCGAAAGTTCCGTTCAGCGAAGACGATCCGATATTCAATCCCATCTCGCCGTACGCCGCGACGAAAGCCGCGGGCGAGTTAATCTGCCACTCGTATTCGCATCTTTACGACATGCGAATCGTCTGCCTGCGATTCTTCACCGTGTATGGTGCGCGCCAGCGCCCTGATCTGGCGATTCACAAATTCGCGAAGCTGATTAGCGAAGGGAAACCAATTCCCGTTTTCGGCGACGGCACCACACGCCGCGATTACACATACGTTGATGACATCATTGCCGGCGTTCGCGCGGCGATTGATTACGACCAGACGAATTACGAAGTCATTAATCTCGGCGAATCGCGCACGGTGGAATTGCGCGAACTGATTTCGTTGATCGAGACGGAGCTTGGCACACGCGCGCAGATTGATTGGCAACCACCGCAGCCCGGCGACGTACCGCAAACATTCGCGGACATTTCCAAGGCGCGCCAGCTGCTCCGGTACGACCCGCAGACGCAAATCGAAGATGGTATTCAAAGGTTTGTTCAATGGTTCCGGCGAAACACGCGTCAGCCGCAGTCGCACGTTAACACGCCGTGA
- a CDS encoding glycosyltransferase family 2 protein codes for MITTEFKAPPRLAESSRDGDAPEISVFLPVFNEEPNLRPLHEKLDQSLAQLGRSAEIIYVDDGSSDGSLSVLREIAARDSRVRVIALRRNYGQTPAMAAGIDAARGEVLIPMDADLQNDPADIIRLLEKLDEGFDVVSGWRKNRKDPLITRKIPSQMANWLISKIGGVPLHDYGCSLKAYRRESLQDVQLYGEMHRFIPIYASWSGARVAEIPVEHHPRTMGKSKYGLSRTIKVVFDLMTIKFMASYQTKPLYVFGWAGLLTFAVSVICAVLAFVMKFLNWPHHADFVETPLPVLTMVLLVLGVQFFLMGLLAEMLVRTYHESQAKRIYAVRERIGFDGD; via the coding sequence TTGATCACGACTGAATTCAAAGCGCCGCCACGTTTGGCCGAATCCTCGCGGGATGGCGACGCGCCGGAAATTTCTGTTTTTCTGCCGGTATTTAACGAAGAGCCGAACTTGAGACCGCTTCACGAGAAGCTGGATCAGTCGCTCGCGCAACTTGGACGCAGCGCTGAGATTATCTACGTGGACGATGGATCCTCAGACGGCAGTCTGTCGGTGCTTCGCGAGATCGCGGCGCGCGACAGCCGCGTGCGCGTGATTGCGCTGCGACGAAACTATGGCCAGACGCCCGCCATGGCCGCCGGCATCGATGCGGCGCGCGGCGAAGTCCTGATTCCGATGGATGCTGATCTGCAAAACGATCCGGCGGACATCATTCGGCTGCTGGAAAAATTAGACGAGGGTTTTGATGTTGTCTCAGGTTGGCGAAAGAACCGCAAAGATCCGCTGATCACGCGGAAGATTCCTTCCCAAATGGCGAACTGGTTGATCTCAAAGATTGGCGGCGTGCCGCTGCACGATTACGGCTGTTCTTTAAAAGCTTATCGGCGCGAATCGCTCCAGGACGTACAGCTTTATGGCGAGATGCATCGCTTCATTCCGATCTACGCGTCGTGGTCCGGCGCGCGCGTCGCGGAAATCCCCGTCGAGCATCATCCGCGCACGATGGGTAAATCCAAGTACGGTCTGTCCCGCACAATAAAAGTCGTGTTCGATCTGATGACGATCAAGTTCATGGCGTCGTATCAGACAAAGCCGCTTTACGTTTTCGGCTGGGCCGGGTTGTTGACCTTCGCCGTTTCGGTGATATGCGCCGTGCTCGCGTTCGTGATGAAATTCCTAAACTGGCCGCATCACGCGGATTTTGTCGAGACGCCTTTGCCGGTGCTGACCATGGTGCTGCTGGTGCTCGGCGTGCAGTTTTTCTTAATGGGACTACTCGCCGAGATGCTGGTACGGACTTATCACGAGTCCCAGGCTAAAAGGATTTATGCCGTCCGGGAGAGGATTGGTTTCGACGGCGACTAA
- the asnB gene encoding asparagine synthase (glutamine-hydrolyzing): MCGIAGWANLNPRTPPPNGAEELLRSMCDRMVHRGPDSEGYVIDDGVALGMRRLAIIDLITGEQPTFSEDHSVAVILNGEIYNYRELRADLEARGHTFRSASDTEVLPHLYEEYGRDMVEHINGMFAFALWDDRRRRLFLARDRFGEKPLYWGVFAGTLLFASEPKVLLAHPSVRPDLNLNALRQYLSFDYVPAPLSIYDGISKLPAAHHLTLEDGRVEVRRYWQLSYKTKEPAPTVAEAASQLQDLLQDSVRMRLVSDVPLGVLLSGGIDSSLVTALAVRASSETVKTFSISFAESSFDESEYARRVAAYLGTDHHEERFSASLAANLVSEIGAWMDEPMSDPSLMPTFLLSRFTRKHVTVALGGDGGDELFAGYPMYFGHRMAHAYQMIPRPLRVGLIERIVNGLPVKTKNLSFDYRARRFVAAAHYDEVARHHVWFGSFTPRDQDLLLSEEVRAASDGDIYRDARRMFAECDSNDLTECMQSLDTQFYLAEDILTKVDRASMAVSLEVRAPYLDPRVAEFAASLPSHYKLHGYTSKYILKRAAKGLVPSFVGRRGKKGFGVPFAKWLKGELRPLARDLLSPDRLRRGGLFNPEYVARLQDEHERGVANHRKLLWTLLSFELWRESFVETPRRIETSVSAV, encoded by the coding sequence ATGTGCGGAATTGCCGGCTGGGCCAATCTCAATCCACGCACGCCGCCACCTAACGGCGCGGAAGAATTATTGCGCTCGATGTGCGACCGCATGGTGCATCGCGGGCCCGATTCAGAAGGCTATGTAATCGATGACGGTGTCGCCCTGGGCATGCGCCGGCTCGCGATTATCGATCTGATCACTGGCGAGCAGCCCACCTTCAGCGAGGACCACAGCGTCGCGGTGATCCTCAACGGTGAGATTTACAACTATCGCGAGCTGCGCGCGGATCTGGAAGCGCGCGGACATACCTTTCGCAGCGCATCTGACACTGAAGTCCTGCCTCACCTTTACGAAGAATACGGCCGCGACATGGTCGAGCACATTAACGGCATGTTCGCGTTCGCGTTGTGGGACGATCGCCGCCGCCGTTTGTTCCTCGCGCGTGATCGATTCGGCGAGAAGCCGCTTTACTGGGGCGTGTTTGCGGGCACTCTGTTGTTCGCGTCCGAACCGAAAGTGCTGCTCGCGCATCCGTCAGTGCGCCCGGATCTTAATCTCAATGCGCTGCGACAGTATCTTTCGTTCGACTATGTTCCGGCGCCGCTTTCGATTTATGACGGCATCAGCAAGCTGCCGGCGGCGCACCATCTGACGCTCGAAGACGGCCGAGTCGAAGTCCGCCGCTACTGGCAACTGAGTTACAAAACGAAAGAACCGGCGCCCACCGTGGCCGAAGCTGCTTCGCAGCTCCAGGATTTGTTGCAGGATTCAGTGCGCATGCGCCTTGTCTCGGACGTGCCGCTCGGCGTGTTGCTTTCGGGCGGCATCGATTCGTCGCTGGTGACGGCGCTCGCGGTGCGGGCGTCTTCAGAAACGGTCAAGACCTTCTCGATCTCGTTCGCTGAAAGCTCGTTCGACGAGTCCGAATACGCGCGTCGCGTCGCGGCCTATCTCGGCACAGATCATCACGAAGAGCGATTCAGTGCGAGCCTTGCGGCAAATCTCGTCAGTGAAATTGGCGCGTGGATGGACGAGCCGATGAGCGATCCTTCGCTCATGCCGACGTTTCTGCTTTCGCGGTTCACGCGTAAACACGTGACGGTGGCGCTCGGCGGTGACGGGGGTGATGAATTGTTCGCCGGCTACCCGATGTATTTTGGTCACCGGATGGCCCACGCGTACCAAATGATTCCCCGACCGCTCCGAGTGGGACTCATTGAACGCATCGTGAACGGGCTGCCCGTGAAAACGAAGAACCTGTCGTTCGATTACCGCGCGCGCCGGTTCGTGGCCGCCGCGCATTACGACGAAGTCGCGCGCCATCACGTTTGGTTCGGCTCGTTCACGCCGCGCGATCAGGATTTGCTGCTCAGTGAAGAAGTGCGGGCGGCCAGTGACGGCGACATTTATCGGGACGCGCGTCGTATGTTTGCTGAGTGCGACTCAAACGATTTGACCGAGTGCATGCAAAGCCTCGACACGCAGTTCTATCTCGCCGAGGACATTCTGACGAAAGTCGATCGGGCGAGCATGGCAGTGAGTTTGGAAGTGCGCGCGCCGTATCTCGATCCGCGCGTGGCTGAATTCGCCGCCTCGCTGCCGTCGCATTACAAACTGCACGGCTACACGTCGAAGTATATTCTGAAGCGCGCGGCGAAAGGCTTGGTGCCTTCCTTTGTTGGCCGCCGCGGCAAGAAAGGTTTCGGCGTGCCGTTCGCCAAATGGTTGAAAGGCGAGTTGCGTCCACTGGCGCGCGACCTTCTTTCGCCTGACCGTTTGCGCCGCGGTGGTTTATTCAACCCGGAATATGTCGCGCGGCTTCAGGACGAGCACGAACGTGGCGTAGCCAATCACCGCAAGCTGCTTTGGACGCTTTTGTCGTTCGAGTTGTGGCGCGAGAGTTTTGTTGAGACGCCGCGCCGGATCGAAACATCGGTTTCTGCCGTTTAG
- a CDS encoding DUF354 domain-containing protein, protein MRLWIDLANSPHVPFFRALIPEFVARGHQVEISARDFAQTVELATKAGMLPHVIGGHGGGKLTRKAGNLVGRAAALRKWARDRGFDLAVSHNSYAQISAAASLGIRSVTLMDYEHQPANHLAFRLASKVIVPRAFPSAELKKYGASLRKVARYDGLKEDVYLAEFTPDPKFAEVLHELGVAGEDVLIVARPPAHEALYHRFENELFDELLAHLSLQPSVRTVLLPRTETQRADYEARKLPNTIMPREALDGANLVAAADLIVSAGGTMNREAAALGVPAASIYAGKWAAIDEQLVAEGRLNKIASREDIDSLVVQKKTSTAPRANKTTRAEVAKLILDEA, encoded by the coding sequence ATGCGACTCTGGATTGATCTCGCCAACTCTCCGCACGTGCCGTTTTTTCGCGCGTTGATTCCGGAGTTTGTTGCGCGCGGTCATCAAGTCGAAATTAGCGCGCGTGACTTCGCGCAAACGGTCGAGCTCGCGACGAAGGCCGGGATGCTGCCGCACGTGATCGGCGGTCATGGCGGCGGCAAGCTCACGCGCAAAGCCGGGAACCTGGTTGGCCGCGCGGCGGCGCTGCGCAAGTGGGCTCGTGATCGGGGATTCGATCTCGCCGTCAGTCACAATTCGTACGCCCAAATCTCCGCAGCTGCGTCGTTGGGCATACGAAGCGTGACGTTGATGGATTACGAGCATCAGCCCGCAAATCATCTCGCTTTTCGGCTGGCGTCGAAAGTGATCGTGCCGCGCGCGTTTCCCTCCGCTGAACTGAAGAAATATGGCGCGTCGCTGCGCAAAGTCGCGCGTTACGACGGGCTGAAGGAAGATGTCTATCTCGCCGAGTTCACTCCTGATCCAAAGTTCGCGGAGGTGCTGCACGAACTCGGCGTCGCCGGCGAAGATGTGCTCATCGTTGCGCGCCCCCCGGCGCATGAAGCCTTGTATCATCGATTCGAAAACGAGTTATTTGACGAGCTGCTGGCCCATTTGAGTTTGCAGCCGAGTGTCAGAACCGTTTTGTTGCCGCGAACGGAAACCCAACGCGCTGACTACGAAGCGCGAAAACTGCCGAACACAATCATGCCCCGTGAAGCGTTGGACGGTGCTAACCTTGTGGCCGCCGCTGACCTGATTGTCAGCGCCGGGGGCACGATGAATCGCGAAGCGGCGGCGTTGGGTGTCCCGGCCGCAAGTATTTACGCCGGCAAGTGGGCGGCGATTGATGAGCAATTGGTCGCGGAAGGACGCCTGAACAAGATCGCCTCACGCGAGGACATCGATTCATTAGTCGTGCAGAAGAAAACGAGCACGGCGCCGCGAGCCAACAAAACAACGCGTGCTGAAGTCGCCAAACTCATCCTTGATGAAGCCTGA
- a CDS encoding sugar transferase: protein MKPELAKTGTTAQAIRAPARAPRWVVPLVKALLVVSDIILTTLSFAAAFSLRHSEPVLIRTAEGALAWSSQFAPYAVLLPLVIPIRLLLLRYYDLYRLRGEFSFVDDAARVFKATAIGSLLIVAAAFMYRGGVAYRTFSYSRAIFALDFLLAFASIGLLRVIVRAAQIAIRRRGVNLIPTLIVGRGPEAALCIREMRARPELGYRVIGIVENGHVGAPGATFEGVPIVGDLKSLPQAIRDSHANEVIISDPNVPGEDLFDVMIKTGRRRGVEFRIAPTLLNCLPSKTEIDQVGSLPMVTLFRSPLSNAARFLKRASDLVIAITAAVLLAPLWLLVALLIKLDSRGPVFYKQERVGMDGRVFLFYKFRSMQKGSDDERHREFQRKYIKGEAESNLGDDERPAYKLLGDERVTRLGHVLRKTSLDELPQLFNVLRGDMSIVGPRPPIPYEVESYELWHRKRLDMKPGITGLWQVSGRNRLPFDEMVRMDLYYIENWSLLLDVKIILQTLPVMWRGEDAY from the coding sequence ATGAAGCCTGAACTCGCCAAGACTGGAACCACCGCACAAGCCATTCGCGCTCCGGCGCGCGCGCCGCGCTGGGTCGTGCCCCTCGTCAAGGCGCTTCTGGTTGTTAGCGACATCATTCTCACCACGCTCTCGTTTGCCGCCGCATTTTCTTTGCGCCACAGCGAACCGGTTTTGATCCGCACTGCGGAAGGCGCGCTTGCATGGTCAAGCCAATTCGCGCCGTACGCAGTCCTTTTGCCGCTGGTCATTCCGATCCGTCTGCTCCTGTTGCGTTACTACGATTTGTATCGGCTGCGCGGCGAATTCTCGTTTGTTGATGATGCCGCGCGCGTCTTCAAAGCCACTGCCATCGGCTCACTGCTGATCGTGGCCGCCGCGTTCATGTATCGCGGCGGAGTGGCCTACCGCACGTTCTCGTATTCGCGCGCAATCTTTGCGCTCGACTTTCTGTTGGCGTTCGCGAGTATTGGTCTGCTGCGCGTGATCGTGCGCGCTGCGCAAATCGCAATTCGCCGCCGCGGCGTGAATCTGATTCCAACGCTGATTGTGGGTCGCGGGCCCGAAGCCGCGCTGTGCATTCGCGAGATGCGCGCCCGCCCGGAGCTTGGCTATCGCGTCATCGGAATCGTCGAAAACGGACACGTCGGCGCGCCCGGCGCGACGTTTGAAGGTGTGCCCATCGTCGGTGATCTGAAGTCATTGCCACAGGCGATTCGGGACTCGCACGCAAACGAAGTAATCATTTCCGATCCAAACGTGCCCGGCGAAGATCTGTTTGACGTGATGATCAAGACCGGCCGGCGTCGGGGCGTTGAGTTTCGCATCGCGCCCACGCTGCTGAATTGCCTGCCGAGCAAAACGGAAATCGATCAAGTGGGCTCGCTCCCGATGGTGACGCTGTTCCGCTCTCCTCTATCGAACGCAGCGCGGTTTCTGAAGCGCGCTTCCGATTTGGTAATCGCGATCACCGCGGCGGTGCTGCTGGCGCCGCTCTGGTTACTCGTAGCCCTGCTGATCAAGCTAGATTCGCGCGGACCGGTGTTCTACAAGCAGGAACGTGTCGGCATGGATGGCCGCGTTTTTCTCTTTTACAAGTTTCGTTCGATGCAGAAGGGATCTGACGACGAGCGCCATCGCGAGTTCCAGCGCAAGTACATCAAGGGCGAAGCCGAATCAAATCTCGGCGACGACGAGCGGCCGGCTTACAAGCTTCTCGGTGACGAGCGCGTCACCCGACTGGGACATGTTTTGCGGAAGACCAGTCTCGACGAGCTGCCTCAGCTTTTCAACGTACTGCGCGGCGACATGAGCATCGTCGGCCCGCGTCCGCCGATTCCTTACGAAGTGGAAAGCTACGAACTGTGGCATCGCAAGCGTCTCGACATGAAACCGGGGATTACGGGCCTTTGGCAGGTCTCGGGACGCAACCGTCTGCCATTCGACGAGATGGTGCGCATGGATCTTTACTACATCGAAAACTGGTCGTTGTTATTGGATGTGAAAATTATTCTGCAGACGCTGCCCGTGATGTGGCGCGGTGAAGATGCGTATTAG
- a CDS encoding HD domain-containing phosphohydrolase, whose product MDDEPVVRGVLHDLLEGSYDCAEASSAEEALDQLLLGTFDLVISDITMSGMSGLEMIPHIKDISPDTVIVMISGMQTMESAINALRLGAFDYLMKPFDLRQVEAAIQRAQEHHELIVGKQRYENHLEELVVQRTAELDDALASVESAYRSTLQALTAALEARDAETHGHSERVVTFSLRLGREYGLNAAEMKALEFGSLLHDIGKIGVPDAILRKPAKLTDEEWVRMREHPTHGQQILRGIKFLEGAARVVAQHHEQWDGSGYPLGLKGEDIDICARIFSVADAFDAITSDRVYRKGRPYEAALAELDEWADRQFDPKVVAAFHRVPPEDWEELRRRSLMRKPNDAEWKPVGTSIESRLTA is encoded by the coding sequence GTGGATGACGAACCCGTCGTTCGCGGCGTCTTGCACGATTTGCTTGAAGGCTCATACGACTGCGCCGAAGCCTCTTCAGCCGAAGAAGCTTTGGACCAACTCCTGCTTGGCACCTTTGACCTGGTGATCAGCGACATCACGATGAGCGGCATGAGTGGCCTGGAAATGATTCCGCACATCAAAGACATTTCGCCGGACACCGTCATCGTGATGATTAGCGGCATGCAGACGATGGAGAGCGCGATCAACGCGCTGCGTCTGGGCGCGTTCGATTATTTGATGAAGCCGTTCGACCTGCGGCAGGTTGAAGCCGCCATCCAGCGCGCGCAGGAGCATCATGAATTAATCGTCGGCAAGCAGCGCTACGAGAATCACCTCGAAGAACTGGTCGTCCAGCGCACCGCGGAATTAGACGACGCACTGGCCTCAGTCGAAAGCGCTTACCGATCAACTTTGCAGGCCCTGACCGCGGCGCTGGAAGCCCGCGACGCAGAAACGCATGGCCATTCGGAGCGCGTAGTTACCTTCAGTCTGCGGCTCGGCCGCGAATATGGTTTGAACGCGGCTGAGATGAAAGCGCTCGAGTTCGGCTCGCTGCTTCACGACATTGGAAAGATCGGCGTGCCCGATGCAATCCTCCGCAAGCCGGCGAAACTCACTGATGAAGAGTGGGTGCGGATGCGCGAACATCCGACGCACGGCCAACAGATTTTGCGTGGTATCAAATTTTTGGAAGGCGCCGCCCGCGTGGTCGCGCAGCATCACGAGCAGTGGGACGGCTCCGGTTATCCGTTGGGATTAAAAGGTGAAGACATAGATATCTGCGCGCGCATCTTTTCCGTCGCCGACGCATTCGACGCGATTACCAGCGACCGGGTGTACCGCAAGGGCCGGCCTTACGAAGCTGCGCTCGCTGAATTGGATGAATGGGCCGATCGCCAATTCGATCCAAAAGTAGTCGCCGCTTTTCATCGCGTGCCGCCGGAAGATTGGGAAGAACTGCGCCGCCGCTCGCTCATGCGAAAACCGAACGACGCTGAATGGAAGCCGGTTGGCACTTCCATCGAATCACGACTTACCGCTTAA
- a CDS encoding Dam family site-specific DNA-(adenine-N6)-methyltransferase, producing MSAVARSFLPTLFEAEPPAARARPPLKWAGGKRWQIPYLVPYWQPKQYRRLVEPFCGGLAVALGLLPENALLNDINPHLINFYRQLKRGFVSDLVAKNNESFFYARRRDFNRLLKEGKSDTREAAGLFYYLNRTGFNGLCRFNRSGEFNVPFGRYEKISYKVDFREYRALFANWEFTNLHFKELDLHEHDFIYADPPYDVEFRQYSQGGFGWHEQETTAVWLSKHPGPVILVNQATKRIIDLYRRLGFDLKFMKAPRRISCNGDRTPAPEVMAIRNLP from the coding sequence ATGTCGGCAGTTGCACGCTCATTCTTACCAACCTTGTTTGAAGCGGAACCTCCTGCTGCAAGAGCTCGTCCACCACTCAAGTGGGCTGGCGGCAAACGATGGCAGATTCCTTACCTCGTTCCTTACTGGCAGCCTAAGCAATATAGGAGGCTAGTGGAACCCTTTTGCGGCGGTCTTGCAGTAGCACTCGGACTTCTGCCTGAGAACGCGTTGCTAAATGACATCAATCCCCATCTGATCAATTTTTATAGACAGCTAAAGCGAGGGTTTGTGTCGGACTTAGTCGCAAAGAATAACGAATCGTTTTTCTATGCGCGGCGTCGTGACTTCAACAGACTATTAAAAGAGGGAAAAAGCGATACGCGAGAAGCTGCAGGCCTCTTCTACTATCTCAATAGAACCGGCTTCAACGGGCTTTGCCGATTCAATCGGAGTGGCGAATTTAATGTGCCGTTTGGTCGTTACGAAAAGATCAGCTACAAAGTGGATTTTCGGGAATATCGGGCGCTGTTTGCCAATTGGGAATTCACCAATCTGCACTTCAAAGAGCTTGACCTACACGAACACGACTTCATTTATGCGGATCCTCCGTACGACGTGGAGTTTCGCCAGTATTCACAAGGGGGATTTGGCTGGCATGAGCAAGAAACAACCGCAGTGTGGTTATCTAAGCATCCGGGACCGGTTATTCTAGTTAATCAGGCGACGAAACGAATAATCGATCTCTACCGAAGACTAGGCTTTGACCTCAAGTTTATGAAGGCTCCCCGCCGAATAAGCTGCAATGGCGATAGAACCCCAGCCCCAGAAGTCATGGCGATCCGAAATTTGCCGTAG
- a CDS encoding ABC transporter ATP-binding protein: MLTLENVSVNYGAIEALRGISMHVEKGEVVTLIGANGAGKTTTLRTITGLLSPRAGKVTFEGEDIGGTATHKLVARGISMSPEGRGVFANLSVRENLNMGAYLQKNRAQINGDLAKVFEMFSRLKERENQKAGTLSGGEQQMLAMGRALMSRPRLLLLDEPSLGLAPLVVHTIFEAIDSIRSEGTTILLVEQNAHAALHHSDRAYVLETGEITMEGNSKDLANDPRIKEAYLGE, from the coding sequence ATGCTGACTTTAGAAAATGTCTCAGTGAATTACGGCGCCATCGAAGCGCTGCGCGGCATCTCGATGCATGTCGAGAAAGGCGAGGTCGTAACGCTCATTGGCGCGAACGGCGCCGGCAAGACCACCACGCTGCGCACGATCACCGGCTTGCTGTCGCCGCGTGCCGGCAAGGTCACTTTCGAGGGCGAGGACATCGGCGGCACGGCGACTCACAAACTCGTAGCCCGCGGAATTTCGATGTCGCCCGAGGGGCGCGGCGTGTTCGCGAATTTGTCCGTACGCGAAAACCTGAATATGGGTGCGTATCTGCAAAAGAACCGCGCCCAGATAAACGGCGACCTGGCGAAAGTTTTCGAGATGTTTTCGCGTCTGAAAGAGCGCGAAAATCAGAAGGCCGGCACCTTGTCCGGCGGCGAGCAGCAAATGCTGGCCATGGGACGAGCACTGATGTCTCGTCCGCGTTTGCTTCTGCTTGATGAGCCTTCGTTGGGTCTGGCGCCCCTGGTGGTGCACACAATCTTCGAAGCGATCGATTCAATTCGCAGCGAAGGCACTACGATTCTGCTCGTCGAACAGAACGCCCACGCTGCCCTGCACCATTCCGATCGCGCTTACGTTTTGGAAACCGGCGAGATCACGATGGAAGGTAATTCCAAAGACCTCGCCAACGATCCGCGAATTAAAGAAGCCTACCTCGGGGAATAA
- a CDS encoding ABC transporter ATP-binding protein, protein MSAANPKASGEHPLRAAKCTIRFGGLVAVNELDMQVKRGEIYGLIGPNGAGKTTIFNLLTGVYEPTSGEIHFEGERIDGLRPYQISRRGVSRTFQNIRLFPGMSVLENVMTACHIHARQSLMDAVLRLPRYYRDEEEHRKFAMELLEIFDLADVKDEGGTSLPYGKQRRLEIVRALATRPKLLLLDEPAAGLNPSEQGDLMNLIQQIRDRFGLTILLVEHNMKVVMGVCERIQVVDYGKSIALGLPEEIRNDPKVIEAYLGD, encoded by the coding sequence ATGAGTGCGGCTAATCCAAAAGCCAGCGGCGAACATCCGCTGCGCGCGGCGAAATGCACAATTCGCTTCGGCGGACTGGTGGCCGTCAACGAACTGGACATGCAGGTCAAGCGCGGCGAGATCTACGGCCTCATCGGACCGAACGGCGCGGGCAAGACAACGATCTTCAATCTGCTGACCGGCGTTTATGAACCAACTTCCGGCGAGATTCATTTCGAGGGCGAGCGCATCGACGGCCTGCGTCCCTATCAGATTTCGCGACGCGGTGTCTCGCGGACTTTTCAAAATATTCGCTTGTTCCCCGGCATGTCCGTGTTGGAAAACGTCATGACCGCATGCCACATTCACGCGCGGCAGAGCCTGATGGACGCGGTGCTGCGGCTGCCACGGTACTATCGCGACGAAGAGGAACATCGGAAGTTCGCGATGGAACTGCTCGAAATTTTCGATCTGGCCGACGTAAAGGATGAAGGCGGTACGAGCTTGCCCTACGGCAAGCAGCGCCGTTTAGAGATCGTGCGCGCGCTCGCCACGCGACCGAAACTTCTGCTGCTGGATGAGCCGGCCGCCGGTTTGAATCCTTCGGAGCAGGGGGATTTGATGAATCTGATTCAGCAGATTCGCGATCGATTCGGGCTGACAATCCTTCTGGTCGAGCACAACATGAAAGTGGTCATGGGTGTTTGCGAGCGCATTCAGGTAGTCGATTATGGAAAATCAATCGCGCTTGGCTTGCCGGAAGAAATTCGCAACGATCCGAAAGTGATTGAAGCGTATCTCGGGGATTAG